One Podarcis raffonei isolate rPodRaf1 chromosome 3, rPodRaf1.pri, whole genome shotgun sequence genomic region harbors:
- the EFCAB2 gene encoding dynein regulatory complex protein 8 isoform X1 produces MATEDKEAAAAESAITEIHKKITEAFEVFDHECNKTVDVREIGTIIRSLGCCPSEGDLHDMIAEVEEEEPTGFIRLEKFLPMMTRVLTERRYRPIPEDILLRAFEVLDQNKCGHLTKDELVKYMTEEGEPFTQEEMEEMLSAAVDPETNNVRYKDYISMMVVDEN; encoded by the exons AGTCTGCAATAACTGAAATCCATAAGAAGATCACCGAGGCCTTTGAGGTGTTTGACCATGAGTGTAATAAAACTGTGGATGTCAG GGAGATTGGTACAATCATTAGGTCATTAGGATGCTGCCCAAGTGAAGGGGATCTACATGATATGATTGCAGAG gtagaagaagaagaaccaactGGGTTTATTCGTTTGGAAAAATTTCTTCCCATGATGACTAGAGTATTGACGGAAAGAAG GTACCGCCCAATTCCAGAAGATATTCTTTTACGTGCATTTGAG GTTTTAGACCAGAATAAATGTGGACATCTTACTAAAGATGAGCTGGTCAAGTACATGACTGAAGAAG GTGAGCCTTTCACTCAAGAAGAAATGGAGGAAATGTTGTCTGCTGCTGTGGATCCAGAAACAAATAATGTTCGCTACAAAGACTACATCTCAATGATGGTTGTAGATGAAAACTAA
- the EFCAB2 gene encoding dynein regulatory complex protein 8 isoform X2, with translation MATEDKEAAAAESAITEIHKKITEAFEVFDHECNKTVDVREIGTIIRSLGCCPSEGDLHDMIAEVEEEEPTGFIRLEKFLPMMTRVLTERRYRPIPEDILLRAFEVSLSLKKKWRKCCLLLWIQKQIMFATKTTSQ, from the exons AGTCTGCAATAACTGAAATCCATAAGAAGATCACCGAGGCCTTTGAGGTGTTTGACCATGAGTGTAATAAAACTGTGGATGTCAG GGAGATTGGTACAATCATTAGGTCATTAGGATGCTGCCCAAGTGAAGGGGATCTACATGATATGATTGCAGAG gtagaagaagaagaaccaactGGGTTTATTCGTTTGGAAAAATTTCTTCCCATGATGACTAGAGTATTGACGGAAAGAAG GTACCGCCCAATTCCAGAAGATATTCTTTTACGTGCATTTGAG GTGAGCCTTTCACTCAAGAAGAAATGGAGGAAATGTTGTCTGCTGCTGTGGATCCAGAAACAAATAATGTTCGCTACAAAGACTACATCTCAATGA